AGAACATCAGTCGAATTTGGATTAACGAAGGCAACTTTGGCGACCATTATAAATGGCGGTTGATGCGCGCAAATGGTGTGCCAGAAGATTTGATTACCGGCGACGGCGATGATTACCAGAAGTTTCTTGCATGGGCCGGCACGATTGAAAAAGCCCTCGGCAACCCACTGTTTGAGTGGACTCATCTCGAACTGCGCCGTTTCTTTGGGATTAATGATGTCTTTAATACCAAGACCGCTCCTGCCATTTGGGAAAAGGCCAATCAGCTGTTAGCCACCGATGATTTTAAACCACGCAATTTGATTAAGCGTTCAAATGTTCAAGTTGTCTGCACGACTGATGACCCCGCTTCTGATTTGAAGTACCACAAGTTGCTCAAAAAAGAAGAAGACCAAAATGGCTTCAAAGTATTGCCGGCAATGCGTCCGGACAAGGCGTTCAACTTGACTGATGACGGTTACGGCGATTATCTTGACCAACTTGCAAAAGTTTCCGGCAAAAAGATTACTTCATTTAAGAGCCTGGTTGGCGCCCTTCGGCAACGGTTCCAGTACTTCGAAAGCCTGGGCGGCCGATTGTCAGACCACGGTCTCAACTTCTTCCACTTTGTAAAAGCTTCAGACGATGAAATGAACGATATCATCGACAAAGCCCGCAATAATAAGCAACTCACCAAGACTGAAATCGACCAGTATCAAACCATGCTGGTTGAAGCCCTGATGCATCTGAACAAAGAATTCAACTGGACGATGCAGTTCCACATGAATGTCATCCGAAACGCTAACAAGCCCATGCTGAAGAGCTTTGGGACTGATGGTGGATTTGACTCCATGGGAACCCAGCCTGATTTGGCCCAGCAATTCATGAAACTCTTGATGGATGCGCAGGAAGAGGACCAAATCCCTAAGATGATCATTTACTCATTGAATCCAAATGACTGGATGGAATTAGCAACCGGAATGGGTGATTTCCAGCAAGACGGCGTTCAAAAGCTGCAGTTGGGAGCTGCCTGGTGGTTTAACGACACCTTCAGCGGGATGAAGAAACAGTTGACGATCATGGCTGAAGAAAGTCTTCTGCCTAACTTCGTCGGCATGCTGACCGATTCGCGGAGTTTCCTGTCATATCCACGTCACGAGTACTTCCGCCGCGTCTTATGTAATGTCATTGGTGAATGGGCTGAACGTGGCCAAGCACCAGATGACGAAGATTACTTGGGCAAAATTGTTGAAGATATTTCATATAATAATGCCCACGATCAGTTCCATTTCTTTGATCGAGATTAACCAAATCGCAGAACTAGTATGTTAGTGCACCAACAATTATGATTTAAAATTAAGGAGAGAACATCATGGAATACAATATCGCAGTTGTTAATTCAAATAGTTTTGGTCAGGTCTTCACAGAGCATTGGAAGGAATTGGAAGGCATTGGGACTGTTAAGCGGTTCATGCTGCCAACCGACATTGACGGTAAATCTTTAGCTGAAAAGCTTCACGGCTTTAACGTCATTATTGCCAGTGTGACCCCGTTCTTTAACAAAGAATTCTTCGATAACAAAGATGAACTTTTGTTAATTTCCCGTCACGGAATCGGCTTTAACAACGTTGATTTACACGCTGCCAAAGAACATGGCACTCAAGTTGCCATCGTCCCACAAAAGGTTGAACGAAATTCCGTTGCTGAAAACGAACTCGCCAATTTGATGGCCTTGGTTCGCCAAGTTGTTCCTTCATCAGAACGCGAACGCGCCGGCCGTTATGAAGACCGTGCCCAATTCATGGGTAACGAATTCAGTGGTAAGACATTTGGTGTGATTGGCTGTGGTAACATCGGCAGCCGAGTTGCTGAATTGTTCAGTATCTTTGGTGGACCAGTCTTAGTCAACGATCCACATCCGGCAACTGAACCGGAATGGTTTACCAACAACAACGTTGAACGCGTTGACCTTGAAACTTTGCTTAGCCGCTGTGATTATATTTCATTGAATGCTTCTCTGGATGACACCAGCCTTCATATGATTAACTCCAAGACCATTAAGAGCCTCAAGAAGGGTGCTTACATTTGTAATAATGCCCGTGGTGCCCTGGTTGAAGAAGACGCCATCAGCGCCGCCATCAAGTCTGGTCAGCTCTCCGGCTACGCTGCCGATGCAATGGAAGTTGAACCGGTTAAGGCAGACCATCCATTCTTGAAGAACGACCGGATCCTGGTTACGCCACATACTTCTGCTTATACTTATGAATGTCTTCACGGCATGGGCGAAAAATGTGTCAGCGATGTTAAGGCAATTGTTGCCGGCAAACGTCCGGGACGTGAGTTGACTCATAACTTGGACGATTAACGCGTTCCGGTTATATAAATGACAACCCGAGAACCTGAAACGGAGAATGTGATGATGGATTATATTATTGGAATTGACGTTGGGACGACCAGCACCAAAGCGCTGATTTATGATACCGACGGCAATATTTATGGCAAGGCCAATAAGGGCTATCCGCTTTATCAAGACACCCCTGATATGGCCGAAGAAGATCCGGATGAGATTTTCAACGCGACGGTTTCTGCCATGCAGGAAGTGGTGGCAAAAGCCAACATAACGGATGGCAAAGTGATTGCCATTTCCTGGTCTGCCCAACAGCACAGCTTGATTGCCTTGGATAAGGACTTTAAGCCGCTGACCAGGTCGTTGACGTGGGCTGACAACCGTTCCCAGAAGTATGCGGCGGAATACAAACAGAATGGCCGCGGGATGGAAATGTACAAACGAACCGGTTTGCCAATCCACCCGATGGGACCTTTCTACAAATTGCTTTATTTTAAAAATGAACGACCGGAAATCTTTGGCCAGGCCGCCTATTGGGTGGGCATCAAAGAATATATCATCTGGAAGTATACCGGGGTGCTCAAAGAAGAAGTCTCAATGGCTGCCGCAACCGGCCTGTTGAACATGAATTCTGCCCAATGGGACGAGGAAGCACTCAAAGAAACCGGCCTCACTGAAAAACAACTGCCTGAGTTGGTTGATACGACTGATAAATTCCAAGGAATTAAGCCAGAGTATGCCAAAGTGATTGGCATTGACAAGGACGTCTATTTTGTCATGGGCGCTACTGATGGCGCATTATCAACGATTGGTGTCGGCGCGATTCAAACCGGCGTCCTGGCAATCAACATCGGGACTTCGGCTGCCGTTCGGACCTTCGTCGACAAACCGCGGGTGGATCCCAAAGCCCGTTTGTACTGCTACCCAGTCATGAAGGGCAAGTATCTGGTTGGCGGCCCGATCAACAATGGTGGCATTGTCCTCAACTGGGCCCATGATTCACTGTTTGGCGGTGAAGTTGAAGCAGCAAAACTGCTGCACATCGACTCTTACGACATGCTTTCAAAGATTGCTGCCACGGTGCCAGCTGGGTCTGATGGCTTAATTTTCCATCCATACCTTGGCGGTGAACGTGCCCCATTATGGGATGCCAATGCCCGCGGGTCGTTCTTCGGCCTTAATCGCAAGCATACCCGCGCCCACATGATTCGTGCGGTTATGGAAGGGATTATGTACAATCTGTACTCAGTTACCTTGGCACTGAAAGAAGTTACCGGCGAACCCAAGGCCGTTCTGGCTGCCGGCGGATTCGCGCGGTCAACTCTTTGGACCCAGATGATGGCCGATATCTTCGAGCACAATATTGTCATTCCTGAATCTTACGAGAGTGGTAGTTTGGCAGCGATGTTTCTTGCCAAAATGGCTTTGGGATTGGAAGACAACCTTGAAGACATTAAGAAGTATATGGGCAAGGAAACCGTGTATGAACCAAACGAGGACGTCTTTAAACGTTATCGAACCCTGATGCCGATTTATCTGCGGCTCAGTCGCGATCTTTCTAAAGAATATGAAGGAATTGCGGAGTATCAACGTGAATTTTCAGATACTGATGAATAATTGGATTGAGGCGCCAATTCGTTTCTGCCGGTTGCGCGAAATGGATTGGCGCTTTTTTGGTTGTGCGATGATTCACCCAATTTGGTAGTGATTTTGGAAAATTAAAATAGCTAATATTGTCACAAACTCCTAACAAATAGTATACTTTTAGTTGTGGTTACGTTTTCATTTCGAATGGAAATATCCAATAAAAACAACGGAGGTACTGATTATGTCCAAAGTTCTGATTGTCAACGCAGGAAGTTCATCATTAAAATTCAAATTGTTTGAAATGCCCCAAGAAAAGGTGCTCGCTGACGGTGAGGTTGAGCGGTTGAACATGCCCGGCTCCAAAGTCAAAATCAAGTATGGCGACGGTGAAGTCTATAAAGCCGAAGAAGATAAGATTGATTACGAGCGTTCGGCGGGGATTATGTTGAACAATCTTAAAGATCTTGGCGTCATCGATCATTTACGGGATATTGACGCAATCGGTAACCGAGTTGTGGCTGGAAGTGACATCTTTGATAAAGTCGTCAAAATCGACGATGATAGTTTGTCACAAATTGTTGAGTTGGGCGATATTGCGCCGATTCATAATCCAGTCGAAGCTGAATACATTGAAATTATCCGCAGAATTTTGCCGGACACTGATCAGTATGCGATTTTTGACAGTGCCTTCTTTAAAGACGTTCCGGAAGTCAATTCGATTTACGGGATTCCCTATGAACTGACCAAGAAATTTACCATTCGTCGCTATGGTGAACATGGGATTAACCATGGTTTCATTACACAAGAAGCTGAAAAGGCGTTGGGCAATGACCACGCTAAATTAGTGACCCTTCATTTGGGCTCAGGGGCTTCTGTTGCTGCTGAAAAAGACGGCAAGTGTTATGACACTTCGATGGGGTTCACGCCGATGAACGGTCTTGTGATGGGGACTCGTTCCGGGGATGTCGACCCAGCCTTGGTACCTTTCTTTATGAAGAAAATGGGTGCCAGTGCTGAAGAAGTCATTGATATGTTCAACAAGCGTTCCGGCCTATTAGGCGTCTCTGGCGTTTCCTCTGATATGCGTGATTTGGAAGACTCTGATGATGACCGTGCCAAATTAGCCTTGGATATGTTTGTCAACCGAACGGTTAAGTATGCCGCCAGCTACATCACTGAACTCGGTGGTGTCGATGCCATCGTCTTCTCTGGTGGGATTGGTGAGCATGACAAATGGGTTCGCGAACAGGTTGTTAAGAAGCTGGAAATTTTCGGCATCAAATTGGACGGCGACCTTAACGAGCAGCAAAAGCCCGGCGACTTGGGCACCAAAGATTCATCAGCCAGAATCCTCTTAATTCCAGCTAATGAAGAGTTGGCAATGGTCCGGGATGTGGCCGCAGCCCTTTAAGACTCATAGATCGGTCGATTGTTTCAAATAAAACAAATGAAATTCTCCTCAAGTTAAAGGAAGTCCTTTAGCCTGAGGAGATTTTTTGGCTTTCAGATCAAAAAAATAAAAATCACGAAAGAAAATTGCGTAATTACTAATTATGGCATGCAAAGCGAGGGGGAACTCAGCATGCGCAACGGTGGCAGATTCTGTTACACCGGGCTGCCTGCTGATACTTTTAAACATTTCGGCAGGTAGTCAACATTTTTTGAGAAAGTAGTGATTTTATTGATTATCAAAAGCCGTCGGTCATGGATTGAACAAATCGTGATGGCGATTTTCTTCCTGATTGTCTACGTCATTGAGATGCTGGCATTTCAACATACGGCACCAATTGTTTTTTCGGTGATCCAACTGGTTTATGGTTTGATCGTCTTTGCCTTCGTGTACGTGGAGGTGGGAACGTATAAGGTAACAACCACCCGGTTGAAATTAACCACTAATTTGAAGGTGTGGTTCGCAATTTTTGCTGCCACGGTGATCGGGATGCTGTTACTGGAAGAGTTGCCAGCGACCGTCGTCACCACTTTGACGACCCGACACGTTGTGGTTAACACTCTGATTGCTCTGACAGCCGGATTCTTTGAAGAAAGTCTGGTCCGAGGATTGGTGTTTTCCGCCTTCCTACAAAACGCCAAGAACCACCGGCGTTCCCTGAAATTCACCAAAGCTGCCATCTATTCCTCGCTGGTGTTTGGCGGCCTGCATATGATGAATATGAGTCAGGACAACATCGAAGGCGTGATTCAGCAAGTCGTTTATACAGTCGTGCTAGGCCTCTTGTTGGTTGTGATTCGCGTGACGACCAATACTTTGATCTGGCCGATTGCCCTGCACTTCTTGATTGATTGGCAACCTGATATTGCTTCGGGCGCAGTACCTGATGCAACGAACTGGTTGGTGATTATCGGCGTCTTTGGTGTCATTCTGGTCGCTAGTGTGATTTACCTCGTAAAATTTGATCGTGAATATGAGAAGCAGCAAGCACAGAGCACAATTGGCTAACAAGTGAATTTTTCCATCAATAAAGAGCTCCAGATAAGGACGGTTTCGTTCTTATCTGGAGCTCTTTGAGTTGTTTGAGAAATGTTTGATTAATGATGGGTCTAGAATTCAACCTTGTACTTAATGCTGTAGGTCTTTTCTTCACCAGCTGGCAAGGTGACATCACCAAAGTCTTCGTGGTTAGGGGTGTCTGGCAAGTTTTGGGCTTCCAAAGCAATTGCCATGTATGGGCCGCCTTTTCCGCGGAGATAGTTGGTGCCGGTTAAATCATCCGGTGTGAAGACAACCAATGCATTGCGCTTGGAACTGATCGAAATGCTGCGGCCACTTTCGGGATCGGATAAGGTTGCGACTGGTTCGTCGTCTTGATGGTCATTGATTTCAAAGACTTCATCATAACTGTGACCAACTTCGGCCTTCATGTCGGCGATACCGACTTTGAGGTTTTGGTTATCGCGGAAGTCGTATGGGGTGTCATCCACGGCGACTTTCTTACCGGTTGGTGTCTTGTCCTTGTTCAATTCAAGGTACTTGTCGGCGTTGATTTGAAGTGATTGGCCGTTGATGCTGTCACCCTCACTCAAGTTGAAGTACATATGCTGGGTTGGGTTGAACAAAGTGTCGGCGTCACTCTTGGCACTGTAAGTAGCGGTTAATTCATTATCGTTATTGAGTGAGAAAGTAATCTTGACGTCGATGTTGCCGGGGAATGAATCCTCAGAAGAGTCGATGTGCTTGGTGAAGACGATGGTGTCACCATCAAATGATCCGTCCCAGATTTGGGTGTTGAACCCGTGGGGGCCACCATGCAAAGTCGTGGTGCCTTCGTTTGAATCAACGTGGTATTCCTGACCCTTGATCTTGAAAGTACCGTTGGTGATTCGGCCGGCGGTTCGACCGATTGCTTGGCAGAAGTATTGATTCTTCATCAATTCTTCACTGCTGGGCACACTGACCAAAATATTGGTTGGTTTGCCGTCAGGTCCGGGAACGTTGAATTCTTCCAGGGTTGCCCCAAAGGTAATTGCTGAAACAGAAACGTTGTGATCGTTGGTAATGGTGAACTTTTCAATGTCTTGACCATCTAACTTATCGAACAATTCTTTCTTGGTATTCATAGCATCTTTCTCCTTACGAAAATAAATTACGGTTGTGAAACCGCTTTTATCTGTATTATAATATGTTTTTGTACGGTGATGCAATACCAATTTTTTAATTTATCCGTATAATTCTATATAAATTTTACTCAAAGTATGATATTTTTATTACTGGAGTATTTTATTTAAATTCGAGAGGTTATATTATGACGACAATTTTGTATGTTTTATCGGGGATTACCGATTTATTAATTATTGCTTTTATCTTTATGGCAATGTATGAATTCGCCAGAAAAGATCAGACGAAGCCCAATCACCATTTTGGTATCTGGGCAATCGTTTGTGTCTTCATTACTTTTGGCTTGTTAATGTTAACGTAGAACACTTATCAATTTGAACGCGGGGGGATCTCATCATGGAAACAAAGTACGTCATGGTCAAGAAGAACATTAAATCACACATCATTAACGGGAAATACAAGATTAACGATAAAATCCCTACCGAGTCCGAGTTGATGGCAATGTATAAGGTCAGCCGCTACACGGTCCGCCGTGCAGTTGGCGACTTGGAGCATGAAGGCTATATTTATCGGGTTCAAGGCGGCGGTATGTATGTAAACGACTGGATCAACAATAAGGTCTCTTCTGACCGATCCAATCAAAACGTCGGCGTGGTCACAACTCACATTGCCAATTATATTTTCCCAAGCATCATCAGCGGCATCGATCAGGTGATCTCTGATGAAGGCTTGTCGATTCTCATTGGGAATACCCATGATGAATATGAAAAAGAACGTCATAACTTATTGAATATGCTGGACAATGATGTGGTTGGCTTCATTATTGAACCAACCAGAAGTACCTTGGACAACCCGAACCTCGACGTCTACCAGATGATTGTCGATTCCGGCAAGCCGGCGGTGTTCATTAACGCCCATTATCCACAATTAAATTTCCCATACGTTGAAACCAACGATACGGATGCCGAAAAGACTTTGGTCGACTATTTGTTGGATCATGGTCATGAACGGGTTTTGGGGGTCTTTCAAGTAGATGATCTCCAAGGCGTCCATCGAATGAACGGTTTCATCAAGTCCTACCAGACCCATCCCAACGTCTCAACTTCGGGCGATATCATGATGTATCGTTCCAGCGATGACATTCATGACGTCTTGGATAAGATCAAGACCCGGGTTCAGGTTGAGATGAATGCCCTGCCGACGGCGATTGTCTGCTATAACGATCAATTGGCCATTGAAGTCATTGGGATGTTAAGCAAAGAAGGCATTCAAGTTCCGGATCAAATCTCGGTTGCGGGATTTGATGATTATCAGATTTCTCAATATATTGATCCAACGCTGACCACGATGGATCATCCAAAACGAAAAATGGGCCACACGGCTGCCCAACTATTATTAGATATGTTGGATGGCAAGGATGGCAGTTCAAAAATTTTAGACTCGGATCTGATTGTTCGAGCCTCCACTAAAAGCATTTAATCCGGCTTTTAGAAAATAAATTCCAAGATCACTTCGCTTGAAAGGAGGTGATGCACGGCGGATTTCCCGTCCGTGTTTTATTTTCCAGAAAAATTTTGTGCTAACAAATAAAATATATCTTGATTTATGCGTATAAATATTTTATACTCTTTTTGTAAGCGATGTCAGAAACCGTTTACAGGTGCGCACAAAGTTTTTGCAATAATTGGTTTAATAAAATACGAATGGGGTGCTCGTTTTGAAAAAGGTCACAAATAATGGCTTTATATATACGTTTGGAGCCTTAGGTGGTTTGCTCTTCGGTTACGATATTGCGTCAGTTTCTGGTGCGATTCTGTTTATTGAAAAGCAACTTCACTTAGGACCATGGCAACAAGGTTGGGTTGTTAGTTCCGTATTAATCGGTGCGATTATCGGTGCTTTGGCAACAAGTAAGTTCTTGGATACTTATGGACGTCGTAAATTATTGATCTGGGCTTCGGTTATCTTCTTCATTGGAGCTTTAACATCAGGATTTGCGCCTGACTTCTGGGTACTTGTTTCTACCCGTGTGGTATTAGGTATTGGTGTTGGTATTACATCAGCATTGATTCCAGCTTACTTGCATGAATTGGCACCAAAGAGCATGCATGGTGCGGTTGCTACAATGTTCCAGCTGATGATTATGATTGGTATCTTGTTGGCATACATCTTGAACTACTCATTTGCTCATCTGTATACCGGCTGGCGTTGGATGTTAGGATTCGCTGCATTGCCTGCCTTCATTCTTTTCTTCGGAGCCCTTTTCCTTCCGGAAAGTCCTCGATTCTTAGTTAAGGTTGGTAAGACTGACGAAGCTCGCGAAGTCCTGATGGACACCAACAAGCATGATGCCAAAGCCGTTGATGTTGCTCTTACTGAAATTGAAGAAACTGCCAAAGCACCAGTTGGCGGCTGGAAAGAATTATTTGGTAAGGGTGTTCGTCCCGCATTGATTACTGGACTTGGCGTTGCCATCTTCCAGCAGGTTATTGGTAGTAACAGTGTTATCTTCTATGCGCCAACCATCTTTACTGATGTTGGCTGGGGAGTTATCGCCGCATTACTTGCCCATATCGGAATCGGTGTTGTTAACGTTATCGTAACTGTTGTTGCTATGTTACTGATGGATAAAGTTGATCGTAAGAAGATGCTTGAGTTTGGTGCTGCAGGAATGGGCCTTTCACTGGTCGTTATGTACGCCGTCCTCAAGTTCGATAATGGATCACACGTTGCCGCTATTGTGAGTGCCTTGGCACTGACCGTTTACATTGCCTTTTATGCAACAACTTGGGCACCAGTTACCTGGGTTCTGATTGGTGAAGTCTTCCCATTGAACATTCGTGGGTTGGGAACATCACTTTGTTCAGCAACCAACTGGGCAGCTGATATGATCGTTTCATTGACCTTCCCAATGATGCTTAGCTCATGGGGCTTGGACAATGCCTTCCTGTTCTACGCAGTTATCTGTGGAATTGCCATTTGGGTATGCCACAGCAAGTTCCTTGAAACTCGTGGTAAGTCACTTGAAGAGATCGAACTTGACCTTCATAAGGCTGCCGGAGAAGACGTTGCGTCAAACGTTACAAAATAGTTAACCAATTTTAGACATTTTGTCTAAAAATAATAAATCATCAAGAGGAGAGAAAACTATGTTACAAGTACCTGATTATGAATTTTGGTTTGTTACTGGTAGTCAACATCTTTACGGAGAAGAACAACTGAAATCCGTTGAAAAAGATGCACGAGACATGGTTGATAAGTTAAATGCTTCTGGCAAATTACCTTACCCAATCGTGTTCAAGATGGTTGCAACCACTGCAGACAGCATCACTCAATTAATGAAAGATGTTAACTACAATGATAAAGTAGCCGGAATTATCACTTGGATGCACACATTCTCACCAGCTAAGAACTGGATCCGTGGTACTAAGTTACTTCAAAAGCCATTACTCCACTTGGCAACTCAATACTTGGATCACATTCCATATGACACCATTGATTTTGACTACATGAACCTTAACCAAAGTGCTCATGGTGACCGTGAATACGGCTTTATCAATGCTCGTCTTCGTAAGAACAACAAGATTGTTTACGGCTACTGGGGTGATCCAGAAGTTCAAGACGAAATTGCTGACTGGGAAAATATTGCTGTCGCTTATGACGAAAGCTTCAAGATCAAGGTTGCCCGCTTCGGTGATAACATGCGTAATGTTGCTGTTACTGAAGGTGACAAAGTTGAAGCCCAAATCCAATTTGGCTGGACTGTTGATTACTACGCACTTGGCGACTTGGTAGAATCAGTTAACGCTGTTTCTGAAAGTGATATTGATGCCAAGTACAAGGAATTACAAGACAAGTACGAATTTGTTCAAGGCGACAATGACAAGGACAAGTACGAGCACTCAGTTCGTTACCAAATCCGTGAATACTTCGGAATCAAGAACTTCTTAGACAAAGGTAACTACTCAGCATTCACAACCAACTTCGAAGACCTTTATGGTTTGGAACAATTACCTGGCCTGGCAGCACAATTGCTCATGGCTGATGGTTATGGCTTCGGTGCTGAAGGTGACTGGAAGACAGCTGCCCTTGACCGCTTAGTTAAAATCATGACTCATAATCAGGCTACTGCATTCATGGAAGACTACACTCTTGAATTACAAAAGGGTCAAGAAGCTATCCTTGGATCACATATGCTTGAAGTTGACCCTGGCATTTCCAGCGACAAGCCACGTGTCGAAGTTCACCCATTGGACATTGGTGGCAAAGCAGATCCTGCACGTTTGGTATTTACCGGCCGTGAAGGTGACGCAATGGATGTTACCATCTCAGACTTTGGTAATGAATACCGCATGATCGGTTACGCTGTTGAAGGTCACAAGGCTCCAAAGCCAACTCCACATCTGCCAGTTGCAAAACAAATGTGGACACCAAAGATGGGCTTGAAGAATGGTGCTACTCAATGGATCCATGATGGTGGTGGACACCACACTGTCTTGACATTCAATGCTACTGAGACACAATTCCAAGACTTAGCTACGATGTTTGGCTTGACGTTTAACGATATCAAGTAGCAGAGTGTGAAGAGCAACGGGTGAGGCGTTTTCTAAGGGTACTTTGATTGAAGTCCCCGGGTTTGGGGCTTTAATTAAAGTGCACTTAGAAGTTAGCCTCAGTTGCTCGGAACATGTTTCAGCACAGTGTGAAGTGAGCCGGGAGATGCGTTTTCTAAGGGTACTTTGATTGAAGTCCCTGGGTTTGGGACT
Above is a genomic segment from Lentilactobacillus buchneri containing:
- the araA gene encoding L-arabinose isomerase; the protein is MLQVPDYEFWFVTGSQHLYGEEQLKSVEKDARDMVDKLNASGKLPYPIVFKMVATTADSITQLMKDVNYNDKVAGIITWMHTFSPAKNWIRGTKLLQKPLLHLATQYLDHIPYDTIDFDYMNLNQSAHGDREYGFINARLRKNNKIVYGYWGDPEVQDEIADWENIAVAYDESFKIKVARFGDNMRNVAVTEGDKVEAQIQFGWTVDYYALGDLVESVNAVSESDIDAKYKELQDKYEFVQGDNDKDKYEHSVRYQIREYFGIKNFLDKGNYSAFTTNFEDLYGLEQLPGLAAQLLMADGYGFGAEGDWKTAALDRLVKIMTHNQATAFMEDYTLELQKGQEAILGSHMLEVDPGISSDKPRVEVHPLDIGGKADPARLVFTGREGDAMDVTISDFGNEYRMIGYAVEGHKAPKPTPHLPVAKQMWTPKMGLKNGATQWIHDGGGHHTVLTFNATETQFQDLATMFGLTFNDIK